A stretch of the Tardiphaga sp. 709 genome encodes the following:
- the ntrC gene encoding nitrogen regulation protein NR(I), with protein sequence MAAGSILVADDDTAIRTVLNQALSRAGYEVRLTGNAATLWRWVSQGEGDLVITDVVMPDENAFDLLPRIKKMRPNLPVIVMSAQNTFMTAIRASERGAYEYLPKPFDLKELIAIVGRALAEPKERVASHADDGEFDSIPLVGRSPAMQEIYRVLARLMQTDLTVMISGESGTGKELVARALHDYGKRRNGPFVAVNMAAIPRDLIESELFGHERGAFTGANARATGRFEQAEGGTLFLDEIGDMPMEAQTRLLRVLQQGEYTTVGGRTPIKTDVRIVAASNKDLRILIQQGLFREDLFFRLNVVPLRLPPLRERIEDLPDLIRHFFALAEKDGLPPKKLDALALERMKQHRWPGNVRELENLARRLAALYPQDVITGSVIDGELAPPAVASGGSAPTGVDNLGGAVEVYLSSHFSGFPNGVPPPGLYHRILREIEVPLLTAALAATRGNQIRAADLLGLNRNTLRKKIRDLDIQVYRTGG encoded by the coding sequence ATTCTGGTTGCGGACGATGATACGGCGATCCGCACCGTCCTCAATCAGGCGCTGTCGCGCGCCGGATATGAGGTTCGCCTGACCGGGAACGCAGCCACGTTGTGGCGCTGGGTCAGCCAGGGCGAGGGCGACCTTGTGATCACCGACGTGGTGATGCCCGACGAGAACGCGTTCGATCTGCTGCCGCGTATCAAGAAGATGCGCCCCAATCTGCCGGTTATCGTGATGAGCGCGCAGAACACCTTCATGACCGCGATCCGCGCGTCGGAACGCGGCGCCTATGAGTATCTGCCGAAGCCGTTCGATCTGAAGGAACTGATCGCGATTGTCGGCCGCGCTTTGGCGGAGCCGAAGGAGCGTGTCGCCAGCCACGCCGATGACGGCGAGTTCGACTCGATCCCGCTGGTCGGCCGCTCGCCGGCGATGCAGGAAATCTACCGCGTCCTCGCCCGCCTGATGCAGACCGATCTGACGGTGATGATCTCCGGCGAGTCCGGCACCGGCAAGGAACTGGTGGCCCGCGCGCTGCACGACTACGGCAAGCGCCGCAACGGCCCGTTCGTGGCGGTCAACATGGCGGCGATCCCGCGCGATCTTATCGAATCCGAATTGTTCGGCCATGAGCGCGGCGCCTTCACCGGCGCCAATGCCCGCGCCACCGGCCGCTTCGAGCAGGCCGAAGGGGGCACTCTGTTTCTGGACGAAATCGGCGACATGCCGATGGAAGCCCAGACACGTTTGTTGCGCGTGCTGCAGCAGGGCGAATACACGACCGTTGGCGGCCGCACGCCGATCAAGACCGACGTGCGTATCGTCGCCGCCTCCAACAAGGATCTGCGTATCCTGATCCAGCAGGGCCTGTTCCGCGAGGATCTGTTCTTCCGCCTCAACGTCGTGCCGCTGCGGCTACCGCCGCTGCGCGAGCGCATCGAGGATCTGCCCGATCTGATCCGCCACTTCTTTGCACTCGCGGAGAAGGATGGCCTGCCGCCGAAGAAGCTCGACGCCCTGGCGCTCGAGCGCATGAAGCAGCATCGCTGGCCGGGCAACGTCCGCGAACTCGAAAACCTCGCACGCCGCCTCGCGGCATTGTATCCGCAGGACGTTATCACCGGCTCGGTGATCGACGGCGAACTGGCGCCGCCCGCTGTGGCCTCGGGTGGTAGCGCGCCGACTGGCGTGGATAATCTCGGTGGGGCCGTCGAGGTCTATCTGTCCTCGCACTTCTCCGGTTTCCCGAACGGCGTGCCGCCGCCGGGTCTCTATCACCGCATTCTCCGCGAGATCGAGGTACCGCTGCTGACCGCAGCACTGGCCGCGACCCGAGGCAACCAGATCCGCGCTGCGGATCTGCTCGGCCTCAACCGCAACACCCTGCGGAAGAAGATTCGCGACCTCGACATTCAGGTCTATCGAACCGGCGGCTGA